In Ailuropoda melanoleuca isolate Jingjing chromosome 4, ASM200744v2, whole genome shotgun sequence, the following proteins share a genomic window:
- the C4H3orf18 gene encoding uncharacterized protein C3orf18 homolog, giving the protein MDSRIPSARGWLSSRLPTTEPDLKPATEGPASETSTLSTEATSFNDTRIPDVAGGTAGVGTMLLSFGILTVIGLAVAMVLYIRKKKRLEKLRHQLMPMYNFDPTEEQDELERELLEHGRDAASMQAAGSAQAAQGKTMLPSQGPLQRPSRLVFTDVANAIHA; this is encoded by the exons ATGGACTCCAGGATCCCGTCTGCCAGGGGCTGGCTCAGCAGCCGCCTGCCCACCACGGAGCCTGACCTGAAGCCTGCCACAGAGGGGCCAGCCTCTGAGACCAGCACCCTCAGCACAGAAGCCACCAGCTTTAATGACACTAGAATCCCTGATGTGGCTGGTGGCACAGCTGGCGTGGGCACAATGCTTCTGTCCTTTGGGATCCTCACGGTGATTGGCCTGGCTGTGGCCATG GTTTTGTACATCAGGAAGAAGAAGAG gctggagAAGCTCCGCCACCAGCTCATGCCCATGTACAACTTTGACCCGACGGAGGAACAAGATGAACTGGAGCGGGAGCTGCTGGAGCACGGGCGGGACGCCGCCTCCATGCAGGCTGCCGGCTCTGCGCAGGCCGCACAGGGCAAG ACCATGCTCCCCTCTCAGGGCCCACTGCAGAGGCCCAGCCGGCTGGTGTTCACTGACGTAGCCAATGCCATCCATGCGTGA